A genomic window from Brevibacillus agri includes:
- a CDS encoding MBL fold metallo-hydrolase — MDVKLTWLDTGYCRQLELFSRQGGKLKMIRFHALAGLIEHPEHGLWLFDTGYSPRFFEATSAFPYSLYSKITPVVTQAEQSVRAQLARHGIAADAVQGILLSHFHADHIGGLRDFPRARLYCFESAYLHVKGKTGLAAVREAYLPDLMPDDFEERATFVDRMAPTALPQKYAPYTTGYDLFADGSLLAVDLPGHAKGQFGLFLRDRDHGELFLCADAAWSSEAYRGNLLPHPLARLIMSDRQAYRDELHRLHLLSRQCADVRIMPTHCGEVWETTREGGDFSWRS; from the coding sequence ATGGACGTTAAACTGACATGGCTGGATACGGGCTACTGCCGCCAGTTGGAGCTGTTTTCGCGCCAAGGCGGGAAGTTGAAAATGATCCGCTTCCATGCGCTCGCCGGGCTGATCGAGCACCCGGAGCACGGCCTGTGGCTGTTTGACACGGGCTACTCGCCGCGGTTTTTCGAGGCGACGAGCGCGTTTCCGTATTCGCTCTACAGCAAAATCACGCCTGTCGTCACACAGGCCGAGCAAAGCGTCCGGGCGCAGCTTGCGCGGCACGGAATCGCGGCGGACGCGGTGCAGGGCATTTTGCTCTCGCATTTTCACGCCGACCATATCGGCGGCTTGCGCGATTTTCCGCGCGCCCGGCTGTATTGCTTCGAGAGCGCCTATTTGCACGTCAAGGGCAAAACAGGCTTGGCGGCCGTGCGCGAAGCGTATTTGCCGGACCTCATGCCGGATGATTTCGAAGAGCGCGCGACGTTTGTTGACCGCATGGCGCCGACTGCTTTGCCGCAAAAGTACGCGCCCTATACGACAGGGTACGACCTGTTTGCGGACGGGAGCCTGCTCGCAGTCGACCTCCCCGGCCATGCCAAAGGGCAATTCGGGCTGTTCCTGCGCGACCGCGATCACGGCGAGCTGTTTTTATGCGCAGATGCGGCCTGGTCGAGCGAGGCGTACCGGGGCAATTTGCTGCCGCATCCGCTGGCCAGGCTCATCATGTCCGATCGCCAGGCATACCGGGATGAGCTGCACAGGTTGCACCTGTTGTCGCGCCAGTGCGCGGACGTGCGGATCATGCCGACCCATTGCGGGGAAGTGTGGGAGACGACGAGAGAGGGCGGAGATTTTTCATGGAGATCATGA
- a CDS encoding F390 synthetase-related protein, translated as MEIMTLLGQYIRTKWLARRFSTREQLEKWQDRQVQTLLARVLPASPFYLKRMGTLRLDEWRKLAPIDKKLMMEHFDELNTRRIAKEEAFRIALAAENTRDFTPQIKGITVGLSSGTSGNRGLFLVGPQEQAKWAGTILAKALPGQLWSEQRIAFFLRANSNLYEAVDRRRIQFAFFDLQHALAEHLERLNRYQPTVLVAPASMLRMLAKAQRQGSLRVSPVKVISVAEVLDPLDEAYIEASFDQRVHQIYQCTEGLLAVSCAHGTLHVNEDILVMVKEYLDERKERFFPILTDFSRETQPIIRYRLNDILTERRTPCPCGSIFMALESVEGRSDDLFWFWHETENRPVSIFPDFIRRAVIAASAEIEEYTVRQLSMEQVEVALLVNGAQAADAKRQVRQSLAAVIRSHGGKVPAIDFVPYQLHSGTKKLRRVERVFAFDEQQGRN; from the coding sequence ATGGAGATCATGACGCTGCTTGGGCAATACATACGGACGAAATGGCTTGCGCGGCGCTTTTCCACGCGCGAGCAACTGGAAAAATGGCAGGATCGCCAAGTACAGACGCTGCTTGCCCGCGTGCTGCCGGCCTCTCCCTTTTACCTGAAACGGATGGGGACGCTGCGGCTCGACGAGTGGCGCAAGCTTGCGCCGATTGACAAAAAGCTGATGATGGAGCATTTTGACGAACTGAACACGCGGCGCATCGCTAAAGAAGAGGCGTTTCGCATCGCGCTTGCGGCGGAGAACACGCGCGACTTCACGCCGCAGATCAAAGGGATTACGGTCGGCCTGTCGTCGGGCACGTCCGGCAATCGCGGGCTGTTTCTCGTCGGGCCACAGGAACAGGCGAAGTGGGCCGGAACGATTCTCGCCAAAGCGCTGCCAGGGCAGCTCTGGTCCGAGCAGCGGATTGCCTTTTTCCTGCGGGCCAACAGCAATTTGTACGAGGCGGTCGACAGGCGGCGCATTCAGTTCGCCTTTTTCGACTTGCAGCATGCGCTGGCCGAACATCTGGAGCGGCTGAATCGCTATCAGCCGACTGTTCTGGTGGCCCCGGCGTCCATGCTGCGCATGCTGGCAAAAGCGCAGCGGCAAGGAAGCCTGCGGGTGTCACCTGTGAAAGTGATCTCGGTGGCGGAGGTGCTCGACCCGCTGGACGAGGCGTACATCGAGGCGAGCTTCGATCAGCGGGTTCACCAGATTTATCAATGCACGGAAGGGCTTTTGGCGGTCAGTTGCGCGCACGGGACGCTGCACGTAAACGAAGACATTTTGGTGATGGTAAAAGAGTACCTCGATGAGCGAAAAGAGCGGTTTTTCCCGATCCTGACCGATTTTTCCCGCGAGACGCAGCCGATCATCCGCTACCGTCTGAATGACATTTTGACGGAAAGGCGCACGCCGTGCCCGTGCGGTTCAATCTTCATGGCGCTGGAGTCGGTCGAGGGCCGCTCGGATGATCTGTTTTGGTTTTGGCATGAAACCGAGAACCGCCCCGTCTCGATCTTCCCGGACTTCATCCGGCGGGCGGTGATCGCCGCGTCTGCCGAGATCGAGGAATATACGGTTCGTCAACTGAGCATGGAGCAGGTGGAAGTCGCGCTGCTCGTGAACGGCGCACAGGCGGCGGACGCAAAGCGGCAAGTGCGGCAAAGTCTCGCGGCGGTCATTCGCTCGCATGGGGGAAAAGTGCCAGCGATTGACTTTGTTCCGTACCAGCTTCACTCGGGCACGAAAAAACTGCGGCGCGTGGAGAGGGTGTTTGCGTTCGATGAGCAGCAAGGACGAAATTAG
- a CDS encoding GNAT family N-acetyltransferase, with the protein MSSKDEIRLCEAQELARMDWGQLEDGEYARDYLTALLADTPTRHVHNVRTQLLGLLAGGRVMPVTVNDAEYDNSYVCSPYTHFVAYAREELDMLDSRLLKRLFTPVLAGVGLWMKRSRCNQIAIVNNWLLSTNLYHAWTAEQAGEIARFCAKKFPRHVIAFRSVCQRLCPELYSGLKQAGCIMVPSRYVYLFHPDWPGEGTWRVRNTLSRDRKLLAKSGYRVLRHDELAEGQAERIVELYNALYLDKYSRLNPQFSEEFVRLAMRRRTLTLIGLEKDGRLDGILGYFVRNGVMTTPLFGYDTRLPRETGLYRMLSSLLVQEAEREGLLLHQSAGVGAFKADRGAIGEPEYTAVYVRHLPPYRRWIWQALAFLLERIGIRLVEKYEL; encoded by the coding sequence ATGAGCAGCAAGGACGAAATTAGGCTTTGCGAGGCACAAGAGCTGGCTCGCATGGATTGGGGGCAGCTTGAGGACGGGGAGTACGCTCGCGACTATTTGACGGCGCTTCTGGCAGATACGCCGACGCGCCACGTCCACAACGTGCGCACGCAGTTGCTCGGGCTGCTGGCAGGAGGGCGAGTCATGCCTGTGACGGTCAATGACGCGGAGTACGACAACTCGTATGTGTGCTCGCCGTACACGCACTTTGTCGCCTATGCGCGCGAGGAACTGGACATGCTGGATTCCCGGCTGTTGAAGAGGCTGTTTACCCCCGTTCTGGCAGGAGTTGGACTATGGATGAAAAGAAGCCGCTGCAATCAGATTGCGATCGTGAACAACTGGTTGTTGTCGACGAATTTGTACCACGCCTGGACGGCGGAGCAGGCCGGGGAGATTGCGCGCTTTTGCGCCAAAAAGTTCCCGCGCCACGTCATTGCTTTTCGCTCTGTTTGCCAGCGGCTGTGCCCGGAGCTGTACAGCGGTCTGAAGCAAGCGGGCTGCATCATGGTGCCGAGCCGCTACGTCTACCTGTTCCACCCGGATTGGCCGGGCGAGGGCACGTGGCGGGTGCGCAATACGCTGTCCCGCGACCGCAAGCTGCTGGCGAAATCGGGCTACCGCGTCCTGCGCCACGATGAGCTGGCGGAAGGGCAGGCAGAGCGGATCGTCGAGCTGTACAACGCTTTGTACCTGGACAAATACTCGCGGCTAAACCCGCAGTTTAGCGAAGAGTTCGTCCGGCTGGCGATGCGCAGGCGGACTTTGACTTTGATCGGACTGGAAAAGGACGGGCGGCTGGACGGGATTCTCGGCTACTTCGTGCGCAACGGAGTCATGACCACGCCTTTGTTCGGCTACGATACGAGACTGCCGAGAGAGACGGGGCTGTACCGGATGCTGTCAAGCCTGTTGGTGCAGGAGGCGGAGCGGGAAGGACTGCTGCTGCATCAGAGCGCGGGAGTGGGCGCCTTCAAGGCGGACAGGGGCGCGATCGGCGAGCCGGAGTACACCGCGGTCTACGTCAGGCATCTGCCGCCCTATCGGCGCTGGATATGGCAGGCGCTGGCCTTTTTGCTGGAGCGAATCGGGATCAGGCTGGTGGAAAAATACGAGCTGTAG